The Maridesulfovibrio bastinii DSM 16055 sequence CATCAAGCATTTTATAATAAAGACTGAGGTCTTCAGGCGGGCAGCTTGTCGCCGCGTATAAAATTTCCGGAAGGTTGAGGCCAGCTCTGGCAAGAGTGTCGGCATGTGCTTTGTTAAATTGTAGGGCGGATTTTTTTATGGCCTCAAATTTTTTATTTCTGATGCCTCTAATTTTATTAAGCTCGGTTTTTCCAATTCCTTTCGTCTTTTTGCCGGAATTTTTGGTGGATTGCAGGTCCGCATAGTTGAATCCGAGCAAATGCTGCCCGGATATGGAATCATGCGAGTTCAGTTTTAAATTTACCGCTGCTCTGCATTTTTGTTTTCCCGGTATCCATGTTGAAAATTTAAAGGCTGATTTTCCTTTCAGTGAAGTTGAAATCAGCACTGATCCCGGTCCTAGCTTTATCTCCGTCTTTCCGTTGCTATCGGTTTTAAGTGCAAGAACACCTGCAAAAGAGCCGTAATTGTAAACAGAAATATATACCGGCCCGGATACAGGTTTATTGTCTTCATCAACCACGGTTATGCGCATCGGGCTTACCGGAGCATATTTCGCTGTAGTATTGAGAACAGTGCAACCGAAAGTCTTTTTTATGACTGGGAATACAGGATATTTCAGATCACCGTAAGCGTAGGACATAATCAGCGGAGCTTTGCGGACCGATTCGCTGAACCATGCCTGATCAAGACCGAAGGTTGGATTTGCGGATTCAAGATAATGCCATCCTGTCCCGGTTAATACTTCTGTCCATGTGTGGTTGTCATTGGTGTGCTGCCATGCGGGAACCATGGCTTGCCGCGCTGGAATTCCTGCCGAACGGAGCGCACAGACCAGCAGTATCACCGCTTCTTCACATCTGCCTACACCTCTGTTTATGGTCATAGACGGGCTTTGATCCCACCTCTGGGTGGACTTGAAATCCGTTTTTTCAAAACACCAGCGGTTTATTTTTAAAATGGCCTGATTAATATCTTTGCAGCTGGCCACAAGCGGCATAATTTCTTTGAAAAAAGGTCTGCGCCAGTTGCATGCTTTTTCCTGTGAAACACGGTGCGGTAGCACATAATGGAGAAAGTCTGACCATGATACATCCTTACCCCAAGGCATGGTCCGTCTTGCAAGTAAGGCAAAGTTAATATTATCTATGAGCGTTTCAGCTTTAATTGAGGATCTGTCACCCGGGGGCAGGTTGGCAATGAGAAACTTGGCGCA is a genomic window containing:
- a CDS encoding transglutaminase-like domain-containing protein, which translates into the protein MQILLKGKKSALILIPLILAVALLNCGCAGGQHKYNFKGWSPENSSIDFVLETSGSNSKELQKVLDTCKGYPEKMQCAKFLIANLPPGDRSSIKAETLIDNINFALLARRTMPWGKDVSWSDFLHYVLPHRVSQEKACNWRRPFFKEIMPLVASCKDINQAILKINRWCFEKTDFKSTQRWDQSPSMTINRGVGRCEEAVILLVCALRSAGIPARQAMVPAWQHTNDNHTWTEVLTGTGWHYLESANPTFGLDQAWFSESVRKAPLIMSYAYGDLKYPVFPVIKKTFGCTVLNTTAKYAPVSPMRITVVDEDNKPVSGPVYISVYNYGSFAGVLALKTDSNGKTEIKLGPGSVLISTSLKGKSAFKFSTWIPGKQKCRAAVNLKLNSHDSISGQHLLGFNYADLQSTKNSGKKTKGIGKTELNKIRGIRNKKFEAIKKSALQFNKAHADTLARAGLNLPEILYAATSCPPEDLSLYYKMLDEMATADLCSYTAEQLLKNLLSAIQARKEASASGITYSDEIFLKYVLNPRIKYEQPSHWREILRHSIKPENRTPAAINTRCSLLEKIPRGPLGCALTPVGIINSGCYSEDSEKRLFAVAALRSFGIPARDLAEQNWIEFYNGKKWKPMYPDHPELLGQFNATEKSSFYYGQWPKITFDVSQMNKNDRYPEYFKDFTLSKVVSGVLFKIVENSISGGYNTENHIWEMKVPQGDYWLIYGVRNKAGEPLVTIESINTHK